The following are encoded in a window of Salinibacter ruber DSM 13855 genomic DNA:
- a CDS encoding alpha/beta hydrolase — protein MRRAMINTALGLAVGYAAIAGLAFAFQDQLLFQPSDRLRATPEDAGMDHETVRLDTDDGETLHGWWAPAPDVSRETNPGASAKQTLLFFHGNAGNISGRLESVEQFRRLGLNVLIVDYRGYGQSTGTPSEAGLYRDAAACWRHLTETRGLAPQNIVVFGRSMGGGPATWIASRKRPGAVILESVFTSVPDVGAHHYPFLPVQTLATNQFDNASRVGAISAPLLSIHSRDDRIVPFELGRKVYEAAAAPKQFLEIEGGHNDGFLVSAEDYLRAIDDFLEEHLGSGDE, from the coding sequence ATGCGTCGCGCAATGATCAACACCGCCCTCGGGCTCGCCGTCGGCTACGCGGCGATCGCCGGCCTCGCGTTTGCCTTTCAGGACCAGCTCCTCTTCCAGCCGAGCGACCGCCTCCGCGCCACGCCCGAGGACGCGGGCATGGACCACGAGACGGTCCGCCTCGACACCGACGATGGCGAGACGCTTCACGGCTGGTGGGCTCCCGCCCCCGATGTTTCACGTGAAACGAACCCCGGGGCGTCCGCGAAGCAAACGCTCCTCTTCTTCCACGGCAACGCCGGCAACATTTCGGGGCGCCTGGAGAGCGTGGAGCAGTTTCGTCGGCTCGGGCTCAACGTCCTGATCGTCGACTACCGCGGGTACGGGCAGAGCACGGGCACCCCGTCCGAGGCGGGCCTCTACCGCGACGCGGCGGCCTGCTGGCGGCACCTGACGGAGACGCGGGGCCTCGCGCCCCAGAACATTGTCGTCTTCGGGCGCTCGATGGGCGGTGGGCCCGCGACCTGGATCGCGTCGCGGAAACGGCCCGGGGCCGTGATTCTGGAGTCGGTGTTTACGAGCGTGCCCGACGTCGGCGCCCACCACTACCCGTTTCTTCCGGTGCAAACCCTGGCCACGAATCAGTTCGACAATGCGTCCCGGGTGGGGGCGATCAGCGCGCCGCTCCTCTCCATCCACAGCCGGGACGACCGGATCGTGCCGTTTGAGCTGGGTCGGAAGGTCTACGAGGCGGCCGCCGCGCCGAAGCAGTTCCTGGAGATCGAGGGCGGGCACAACGACGGGTTTCTCGTGTCCGCCGAGGACTACCTTCGGGCGATTGACGATTTTCTGGAGGAGCACCTGGGTTCGGGGGACGAGTAG
- a CDS encoding 16S rRNA (guanine(527)-N(7))-methyltransferase RsmG encodes MENLAWSPFKSLTAEQREQIDRFREQLLRFNQRVNLISPETEDTFRTRHLLHCLTLTARDFPAGCTVVDWGTGGGLPAIPLAICHPEATVVGVDSVGKKSRAVRTIARRLGLDNCFTWNGRADEWTGEAHYSVSRATAPLADLWAWHRRVAVSPDDPNGDAWPPGLLALKGGDLSDEVAALHAADPDARVERHSLNDLLGRNGFFGEKEIVAVRS; translated from the coding sequence ATGGAGAATCTTGCCTGGAGTCCCTTCAAGAGCCTGACGGCGGAGCAACGAGAGCAGATCGACCGCTTTCGGGAGCAGCTCCTCCGCTTCAACCAGCGGGTCAACCTCATCTCGCCGGAGACGGAAGACACGTTTCGGACGCGGCACCTGCTGCACTGCCTGACGCTGACGGCCCGCGACTTCCCGGCGGGGTGCACCGTCGTCGACTGGGGCACCGGGGGCGGGCTGCCCGCGATCCCGCTGGCAATCTGCCATCCCGAGGCAACAGTCGTCGGGGTCGACTCGGTGGGCAAGAAGAGCCGGGCCGTGCGCACGATCGCCCGGCGGCTGGGGCTCGACAATTGTTTCACGTGGAACGGGCGGGCCGACGAGTGGACCGGCGAGGCGCACTACTCGGTGTCCCGCGCCACGGCGCCGCTGGCCGACCTCTGGGCATGGCATCGTCGCGTGGCCGTTTCGCCCGACGACCCGAACGGCGACGCGTGGCCGCCGGGGCTTCTCGCGCTCAAGGGCGGCGACCTGAGCGACGAGGTGGCGGCCCTTCACGCCGCGGATCCGGACGCACGGGTTGAGCGCCACTCGCTGAACGACCTGCTCGGGCGGAACGGGTTCTTCGGGGAAAAGGAGATTGTGGCGGTGCGCTCGTAG
- a CDS encoding helix-turn-helix domain-containing protein gives MPTDPLRRLGRLEEGGFRRLAARLALLRAYARRRDTEGLSDAQAQAAIAEAFDQRTAAVDAWVYDVYESVTARTLRRWAQQFREEGLQGLIDKHGRRSERSYESYFGAGSELRKVALHYLADHPDCTSTELLDELAQHVDDDALPTRRTVQRFLRKMGG, from the coding sequence ATGCCAACCGATCCGCTTCGTCGCCTCGGGCGTCTCGAAGAAGGCGGCTTTCGCCGCCTCGCCGCCCGCCTCGCGCTCCTTCGAGCCTACGCGCGCCGCCGGGACACAGAGGGCCTCTCCGACGCCCAGGCCCAGGCGGCGATTGCCGAGGCCTTCGACCAGCGCACCGCCGCGGTGGACGCGTGGGTCTACGACGTGTACGAGTCGGTCACGGCCCGCACGCTGCGGCGCTGGGCCCAGCAGTTTCGGGAGGAGGGGCTGCAGGGCCTGATTGACAAGCACGGGCGCCGGAGCGAACGCTCCTACGAGTCGTACTTCGGCGCGGGTTCGGAGCTGCGCAAAGTTGCGCTCCACTACCTCGCCGACCACCCGGACTGCACGAGCACGGAGCTTCTGGACGAGCTTGCCCAACACGTCGACGACGACGCGCTGCCCACCCGCCGCACCGTACAGCGCTTCCTGCGGAAAATGGGCGGGTGA
- the mnmG gene encoding tRNA uridine-5-carboxymethylaminomethyl(34) synthesis enzyme MnmG, producing the protein MHQDYFEHDVIVVGGGHSGSEAAAAAANMGADTLLITMKLADIGQMSCNPAIGGIGKGHIAREIDALGGIMGKATDRAGIQFRMLNKSKGPAVWGPRAQCGRRAYARAIRQELEAIDNLKMRSDMVKEILTDDAGETVTGVRTNLGKEFRAPCVVLTTGTFSNGVIHVGEQNFGGGRIGESASHGITGCLHDLGFESGRLKTGTPPRVDGRSIDYSVMEKQPGDPDATAFSFLTDDLPSVEAQLSCWLTDTTPETHEVLRTGFDRSPMFTGALDADGPRYCPSIEDKIDRFSEKDHHQLFIEPEGRDTHEVYVNGFSSSLPEEVQFEALRTVPGMEEAHMHRPGYAIEYDFFPPYQIEYSLETKYVDGLFFAGQINGTTGYEEAAAQGIMAGINAVQKLRQADPIVLKRSEAYIGVLIDDLVAKGTDEPYRMFTSRAEHRILLRQDNADQRLTELGHKLGLASKERLDRTREKERAIDVTRETLSDTTVSPQQVDDYLQSVGTSTLNQPRPVIELCKRPEVDSEDLLRHAGLYDEVVTEAPGMLSAPRLIEIDLKYEGYIDRQKDMVEEMEEKERWPIPDDFDYHALDNISIEARQKLSKVEPDNLGQASRVPGVRASDISVLMVLLKNEGVEPMPKDRDLNLDAMGGDGQSFGVSRETAVEVG; encoded by the coding sequence ATGCATCAGGATTACTTCGAGCACGATGTCATTGTGGTGGGCGGGGGGCACAGCGGCAGCGAGGCCGCGGCCGCGGCGGCCAACATGGGGGCCGACACGCTCCTCATCACGATGAAGCTGGCGGACATTGGACAGATGTCGTGCAACCCCGCCATCGGGGGGATCGGCAAGGGCCACATTGCACGTGAAATCGATGCGCTCGGCGGCATCATGGGGAAGGCCACCGACCGGGCCGGCATCCAGTTTCGGATGCTCAACAAGAGCAAGGGGCCGGCCGTGTGGGGGCCGCGGGCCCAGTGCGGGCGCCGCGCCTACGCCCGGGCCATCCGGCAAGAGCTGGAGGCCATCGACAACCTGAAGATGCGGTCGGACATGGTGAAGGAGATTCTGACCGACGACGCGGGGGAGACGGTGACGGGCGTGCGCACGAATCTCGGCAAGGAATTCCGCGCCCCCTGCGTGGTCCTCACCACGGGCACCTTCTCGAACGGCGTCATCCACGTCGGCGAGCAAAACTTCGGCGGGGGGCGCATCGGGGAGAGCGCCTCGCACGGCATCACGGGCTGCCTCCACGACCTCGGCTTCGAGAGCGGGCGGCTCAAGACCGGCACGCCGCCCCGCGTGGACGGGCGCTCCATCGACTACAGCGTGATGGAGAAGCAGCCGGGCGATCCGGACGCGACGGCCTTTTCCTTCCTGACTGACGACCTGCCGTCGGTGGAGGCGCAGCTTTCCTGCTGGCTCACCGACACGACGCCCGAGACCCACGAGGTGCTGCGCACCGGCTTCGACCGGAGCCCGATGTTTACGGGGGCGCTCGACGCGGACGGCCCCCGCTACTGCCCGTCCATCGAGGACAAGATCGACCGGTTCTCCGAGAAGGATCACCACCAGCTGTTCATCGAGCCGGAGGGGCGGGACACCCACGAGGTGTACGTCAACGGCTTTTCGTCGAGCCTGCCGGAGGAGGTGCAGTTTGAGGCGCTGCGCACCGTTCCGGGCATGGAGGAGGCCCACATGCACCGGCCCGGCTACGCGATCGAGTACGATTTCTTTCCGCCCTACCAGATCGAGTACAGCCTGGAGACGAAGTACGTGGACGGCCTCTTCTTCGCCGGACAGATCAACGGCACCACCGGCTACGAGGAGGCGGCCGCACAGGGCATCATGGCGGGCATCAACGCTGTGCAGAAGCTTCGGCAGGCCGACCCCATCGTGCTGAAGCGGTCGGAGGCCTACATCGGCGTGCTCATCGACGACCTCGTGGCGAAGGGCACCGACGAGCCGTACCGCATGTTCACGAGCCGCGCGGAGCACCGCATCCTGCTGCGCCAGGACAACGCCGACCAGCGCCTCACGGAGCTGGGCCACAAGCTGGGCCTCGCCTCGAAGGAGCGCCTCGACCGCACGCGGGAGAAGGAGCGGGCGATCGATGTTACACGTGAAACATTGTCCGACACGACCGTCAGCCCCCAGCAGGTGGACGACTACCTGCAGTCCGTGGGCACCTCGACGCTCAATCAGCCGCGGCCCGTGATCGAGCTCTGCAAGCGTCCGGAGGTCGACTCCGAAGATCTTCTCCGCCACGCCGGCCTCTACGACGAGGTGGTGACGGAGGCGCCGGGCATGCTCAGCGCGCCGCGCCTCATCGAGATCGACCTCAAGTACGAGGGGTACATCGACCGGCAGAAGGACATGGTGGAGGAGATGGAGGAGAAGGAGCGCTGGCCCATCCCCGACGACTTCGACTACCACGCGCTCGACAACATCTCCATCGAGGCCCGCCAGAAGCTAAGCAAGGTGGAGCCGGACAACCTGGGCCAGGCCTCGCGCGTGCCGGGCGTCCGCGCCTCCGACATCTCCGTCCTCATGGTGCTCCTCAAGAACGAGGGCGTGGAGCCGATGCCGAAGGACCGCGACCTGAACCTCGACGCGATGGGGGGCGACGGGCAGTCGTTCGGTGTTTCACGTGAAACGGCGGTCGAGGTGGGGTAG